In Castanea sativa cultivar Marrone di Chiusa Pesio chromosome 6, ASM4071231v1, a single window of DNA contains:
- the LOC142639855 gene encoding coumaroyl-CoA:anthocyanidin 3-O-glucoside-6''-O-coumaroyltransferase 1-like: MASTCTHKVLEHCQISPPPGSVPTTSLPLTFFDIPWVGDIHVECLYFYEFSNPTQHFTQPILPTLKHSLSLTLQHFYPLVGNLLCPPPPTKPYILYNNGDSIPLTIVESTNNFSHLIGNHPRDIVELDHLVPKLPPIQISNETFAFPLLALKITIFPNSGICVGITNLHVVDGWTSLNFIKSWASIVSAGGESIMTRLEKFLPYYDRDVIKDINGVEAILMNEYFGLRSTWKDSILGNTNALPLDHVQATFVLSRAQIQSLKKWLFAQSKNENGSTPQHLSRFVVTCAFIWVCLIKTQAQIGAISSNDVDEIYHFVFPADCRERLEIPVPMTYFGNCLALSVSAAKKSELLAENGVVVAARAIEKTISMIQSEPLKGAERWISDLMNLLKLGRLCTVSGSPSLGFYESDFGWGRPKKVEVVTRPMNISLAECGNEKDGIEIGLLLTKSAMDTFSSMFEQSLNFLH, from the coding sequence ATGGCTTCAACTTGCACTCATAAGGTTCTTGAACATTGCCAGATTTCTCCGCCTCCTGGCTCAGTTCCCACAACCTCTCTTCCACTCACATTCTTTGACATACCATGGGTTGGTGATATTCACGTAGAATGCCTTTACTTCTACGAGTTCTCCAACCCTACACAACATTTCACACAACCTATCCTCCCCACTCTCAaacactctctctccctcactctccaACACTTTTACCCACTTGTTGGAAATCTCTTGTGCCCTCCACCTCCCACCAAACCTTATATCCTATACAACAATGGTGACTCAATCCCATTAACCATTGTGGAGTCCACAAACAACTTCAGCCACCTTATTGGGAACCATCCGCGAGATATCGTAGAATTAGATCATCTTGTTCCAAAGTTACCACCAATTCAAATTTCCAATGAAACATTTGCGTTCCCTCTTCTAGCCTTAAAAATTACCATTTTTCCCAACTCTGGTATTTGCGTTGGAATTACAAATCTGCACGTAGTTGATGGATGGACCTCTCTCAATTTCATAAAATCATGGGCGTCAATTGTAAGTGCTGGAGGAGAATCGATCATGACTCGTCTTGAAAAGTTCCTACCATACTATGATAGGGATGTGATCAAAGACATAAATGGTGTGGAGGCCATTTTGATGAATGAGTATTTCGGATTGAGATCAACATGGAAAGATTCTATTCTAGGTAACACCAATGCTCTTCCTTTAGACCATGTCCAGGCAACATTTGTTCTAAGTCGGGCCCAAATCCAAAGCCTAAAAAAGTGGCTGTTCGCTCAGAGCAAGAATGAAAATGGTTCAACCCCACAACATTTATCAAGATTTGTGGTAACATGTGCTTTCATATGGGTTTGCTTGATCAAGACTCAAGCTCAAATTGGAGCTATTAGTTCCAATGATGTTGATGAGATTTACCACTTTGTCTTTCCAGCTGACTGCCGAGAACGCCTCGAGATTCCAGTGCCCATGACGTACTTTGGAAACTGCTTAGCTCTTTCTGTTTCAGCAGCCAAGAAGAGTGAGCTATTGGCAGAAAATGGTGTGGTTGTAGCAGCAAGAGCTatagaaaaaacaatttctaTGATACAAAGTGAACCATTAAAAGGTGCTGAGAGATGGATTTCTGATTTAATGAATCTGTTAAAACTTGGGCGTCTTTGCACTGTTAGTGGGTCACCAAGTTTGGGCTTTTATGAGAGTGATTTTGGGTGGGGGAGACCAAAGAAAGTCGAAGTAGTGACCCGTCCAATGAACATTTCTCTTGCTGAGTGTGGAAATGAGAAAGATGGCATCGAGATTGGATTGTTACTAACCAAGTCTGCAATGGACACTTTCAGTTCTATGTTTGAACAAAGCCTAAATTTTCTACATTGA